Proteins encoded together in one Centropristis striata isolate RG_2023a ecotype Rhode Island chromosome 6, C.striata_1.0, whole genome shotgun sequence window:
- the LOC131972852 gene encoding choline/ethanolamine kinase-like yields MSSSGCGELFSNIPTIITEDAGSPAHKLTENPVVVNEGNLRPPSPSEDYDSEAEAYRDGKTNGVDRYTRDKAFAWCQDFLSGSWKNIRESDFQISIVSGGLSNLLYLCSLPDHVHCVGEEPRQVLLRIYGAILQGVDSLVLESVMFAILAEKTLGPKLYGIFPDGRLEQYFPNTRMLTDQLSDSSVSAEIATKLARFHEMSMPFNKEPMWLFGTIDKYVDQVMKIKFLRKTHAVKYKKLMKFDLPAEVESLRTLLAATPSPVVFCHNDVQEGNILILEEPDPNSTERLMLIDFEYSSYNYRGFDFGNHFCEWVYDYTYNQWPFYKATPENYPTREQQLHFIRSYLAEQRKYSTPDTTDITTDQTQTEEDMITEANRYALASHFLWGLWSIIQAKMSKIEFGYMDYAQCRFDAYFKQKKLFS; encoded by the exons ATGAGCAGCAGCGGGTGCGGGGAGCTTTTCAGCAACATCCCGACTATCATAACAGAAGATGCGGGCTCTCCGGCGCATAAACTGACGGAAAACCCAGTTGTCGTTAACGAGGGAAACTTGAGGCCCCCGAGTCCCTCTGAGGATTATGACTCTGAGGCAGAGGCTTACCGGGATGGGAAAACCAATGGGGTGGACCGGTACACCAGGGACAAGGCGTTTGCTTGGTGCCAAGACTTTCTGTCAGGGTCGTGGAAGAACATCAGAGAGAGTGATTTTCAAATCAGCATCGTCAG TGGTGGACTGAGTAACCTGCTGTACCTCTGTAGTTTGCCTGACCATGTGCACTGTGTGGGAGAGGAACCCCGCCAGGTGCTCCTCAGAATCTATGGAGCCATCTTACAG GGGGTGGACTCCCTGGTGTTGGAGAGTGTGATGTTTGCCATCCTGGCAGAAAAAACTCTTGGACCAAAACTTTATGGCATCTTCCCCGATGGACGCTTGGAACAGTACTTTCCG AATACCCGCATGCTCACAGATCAACTCTCCGATTCGTCTGTATCAGCTGAGATTGCCACCAAGTTGGCACGTTTCCATGAAATGAGCATGCCCTTCAACAAAGAGCCTATGTGGCTGTTTGGGACCATTGACAA atACGTGGATCAAGTGATGAAGATTAAGTTTTTACGTAAAACACATGCAGTGAAGTACAAGAAGCTGATGAAGTTTGACCTGCCTGCTGAGGTAGAGAGCCTCCG CACGTTATTGGCAGCAACTCCTTCACCAGTGGTTTTCTGCCACAATGACGTCCAGGAAG GTAACATTCTGATTCTGGAAGAACCGGACCCCAACTCAACAGAAAGACTCATGCTGATCGACTTTGagtacagcagctacaactacAG GGGCTTTGACTTTGGGAACCATTTCTGTGAGTGGGTGTATGACTACACCTATAACCAGTGGCCCTTCTACAAAGCCACTCCAGAGAACTATCCCACCAGAGAACAGCAG ctTCATTTTATCAGAAGTTATTTGGCTGAACAGAGAAAATACTCTACTCCTGATACTACTGACATTACCACGGaccagacacagacagaagagGACATGATCACTGAAGCCAACAG gtATGCACTGGCATCACATTTCCTGTGGGGCCTGTGGTCCATCATTCAAGCAAAGATGTCCAAGATTGAGTTTGGATACATG GACTATGCTCAGTGTCGTTTTGATGCCTACTTCAAGCAAAAAAAGCTCTTCTCCTGA
- the LOC131972850 gene encoding choline/ethanolamine kinase-like — MRFRLSSCIWLFRLSSHTVELRLSACTATRRFRPTLHTALPLLFARKLTMQSRQNVTTSSSCREEGLGRAEKPGPELFTNIPSVIAEDAGPPVVNKLLGNTLVVNERNLRTPSPLFGADGDDDSEAEAFRDGRSEEVDRDTRDKAFAWCQDFLSGSWKNIRESDFQISIVSGGLSNLLYLCSLPDHVHCVGEEPRQVLLRIYGAILQGVDSLVLESVMFAILAERTLGPKLYGIFPDGRLEQYFPNTRMLTDQLSDSSISAEIATKLARFHEMSMPFNKEPKWLFGTIDKYMDQVMKINFVREAHVKKYKKLMKFDLPAELESLRTLLAATPSPVVFCHNDVQEGNILILEEPDPNSTERLMLIDFEYSSYNYRGFDFGNHFCEWVYDYTYNQWPFYKATPENYPTREQQLHFIRSYLAEQRKYSTPDTTDITRDQTQIEEDMITEANRYALASHFLWGLWSIIQAKMSKIEFGYMDYAQCRFDAYFKQKKLFS, encoded by the exons ATGCGTTTCAGATTATCCAGCTGTATTTGGCTCTTCCGGTTGAGTAGCCATACCGTTGAACTGCGGTTGTCAGCGTGTACCGCTACTCGCCGCTTCAGACCGACTTTACACACCGCCCTTCCTTTACTCTTCGCCCGGAAATTAACGATGCAGTCGAGGCAAAATGTGACCACCAGCAGCAGTTGCCGGGAGGAGGGCTTGGGCAGAGCGGAGAAGCCAGGGCCGGAGCTTTTCACCAACATCCCGTCCGTCATAGCAGAAGATGCGGGTCCTCCGGTGGTGAATAAACTACTGGGGAACACGCTTGTCGTTAACGAGAGAAACTTGAGGACCCCGAGCCCCCTGTTTGGGGCCGACGGTGATGACGACTCGGAGGCAGAGGCTTTCCGGGATGGGAGAAGTGAGGAGGTGGACCGGGACACCAGGGACAAGGCGTTTGCTTGGTGCCAAGACTTTCTGTCAGGGTCGTGGAAGAACATCAGAGAGAGTGATTTTCAGATCAGCATCGTCAG tggtGGACTGAGTAACCTGCTGTACCTCTGTAGTTTGCCTGACCATGTGCACTGTGTGGGAGAGGAACCCCGCCAGGTGCTCCTCAGAATCTATGGAGCCATCTTACAG GGGGTGGACTCCCTGGTGTTGGAGAGTGTGATGTTTGCCATCCTGGCAGAAAGAACTCTTGGACCAAAACTTTACGGCATCTTCCCCGATGGACGCTTGGAACAGTACTTTCCG AATACCCGCATGCTCACAGATCAACTCTCCGATTCGTCCATATCAGCTGAGATTGCCACCAAGTTGGCACGTTTCCATGAAATGAGCATGCCCTTCAACAAAGAGCCTAAGTGGCTGTTTGGGACCATTGACAA atacATGGATCAAGTGATGAAGATTAATTTTGTGCGTGAAGCACATGTGAAGAAGTACAAGAAGCTGATGAAGTTTGACCTGCCTGCTGAGCTGGAGAGCCTCCG CACGTTGTTGGCAGCAACTCCTTCACCAGTGGTTTTCTGCCACAATGACGTCCAGGAAG GTAACATTCTGATTCTGGAAGAACCGGACCCCAACTCAACAGAAAGACTCATGCTGATCGACTTTGagtacagcagctacaactacAG GGGCTTTGACTTTGGGAACCATTTCTGTGAGTGGGTATATGACTACACCTATAACCAGTGGCCCTTCTACAAAGCCACTCCAGAGAACTATCCCACCAGAGAACAGCAG cttCATTTTATCAGAAGTTATTTGGCTGAACAGAGAAAATACTCTACTCCTGATACTACTGACATTACCAGGGACCAGACACAGATAGAAGAGGACATGATCACTGAAGCCAACAG gtATGCACTGGCATCACATTTCCTGTGGGGCCTGTGGTCCATCATTCAAGCAAAGATGTCCAAGATTGAGTTTGGATACATG GACTATGCTCAGTGTCGTTTTGATGCCTACTTCAAGCAAAAAAAGCTCTTCTCCTGA
- the cpt1b gene encoding carnitine O-palmitoyltransferase 1, muscle isoform, which produces MAEAHQAVGFQFTVRPDGVDLKLSQEVIKTIYLSGVTAWKKRAIQFKNGVLAGVYPASPSSWLIVVIAMMSSLYIRIDPSLGMIDTIKENLPHRDYISVQTRAVLSAILFATGLWLFLIYLLRYTLKALLSHHGWIFESHGRMSSSTKVWLSLVKMFSGRRPLLYSFQASLPRLPVPSVDDTIHRYLESVRPLLDNEQYNQMEILANDFKDSIAAQLQRYLILKSWWATNYVSDWWEEYIYLRGRSPIMVNSNFYIMDLLYVTPTHRQAARAGNVVHAMLQYRRKLERGEHAPLRALGTVPMCSTQMERMFNTTRIPGIETDIVQHLTDRKHLVVYHKGRFFQVWLYTGGRHLLPSELETQFQRILNDTSEPQPGELKLAALTAGNRVPWARARMKYFSQGGNKVSLDAIESAAFFLTLDDEQQGYDPAKTKSLDSYAKSLLHGKCYDRWFDKSFTLVSYPNGKMGVNAEHSWADAPIVGHMWEYVLATDCFHLGYTEEGHCKGDVNKGLPYPTRLQWQISKECQEIIETSYLSAKQIADDVDFHGYLFSEFGKGLIKKCRCSPDAFIQLALQLAQFRDQGVFCLTYESSMTRMFRDGRTETVRSCTSEAVAFVRAMEDACVTNAQKLSLFRKAADKHQNMYRLAMTGSGIDRHLFCLYIVSKYLGVDSPFLKKVLSEPWKLSTSQTPQQQLNLVDINKFPKYVGAGGGFGPVADDGYGVSYIIVGENLITFHISCKFSSPDTDSCRFGQHICKAMQDIQALFRPENDKKNGEHTKHVQLENGKKHI; this is translated from the exons ATGGCTGAGGCGCATCAGGCAGTGGGCTTTCAGTTCACTGTGCGCCCAGATGGCGTGGACCTTAAACTGAGTCAAGAGGTCATCAAAACCATCTACCTGTCTGGAGTGACTGCATGGAAGAAGCGAGCCATTCAATTCAAG AATGGTGTACTGGCTGGAGTCTATCCTGCCAGTCCGTCCAGCTGGCTGATAGTTGTGATTGCCATGATGAGCTCCTTGTATATCCGCATAGACCCCTCTTTAGGAATGATTGACACAATCAAGGAAAACCTGCCACACAG AGACTATATATCTGTGCAGACCCGAGCCGTGCTGAGTGCCATCCTGTTTGCCACTGGACTGTGGCTGTTCCTCATCTACCTCTTGAGATACACTCTCAAAGCTCTGCTCTCCCATCACGGATGGATTTTTGAATCCCACGGAAGAATGAGCTCATCTACCAAAGTGTGGCTG AGCCTGGTGAAGATGTTCTCTGGGCGCAGGCCGCTGCTCTACAGTTTCCAGGCGTCCTTACCCAGGCTCCCTGTGCCCAGTGTGGACGATACAATTCACAGG TACCTGGAGTCAGTACGTCCCCTGCTGGACAATGAACAGTACAATCAAATGGAGATTTTGGCCAATGACTTTAAAGATTCCATAGCAGCCCAGCTACAGAGATACCTTATCCTGAAATCATGGTGGGCCACAAATTAT GTCAGTGACTGGTGGGAGGAGTACATCTACCTCAGGGGCAGGAGTCCTATTATGGTGAACAGTAACTTCTATATAATG GACCTCTTGTACGTGACCCCAACACACCGACAGGCTGCACGAGCAGGTAATGTGGTTCATGCCATGCTGCAGTACAGACGCAAATTGGAACGTGGAGAGCATGCACCG CTGAGGGCTTTGGGGACAGTTCCTATGTGTTCCACTCAGATGGAAAGAATGTTTAACACCACTCGCATCCCTGGGATTGAAACAG ATATCGTGCAGCACCTGACTGACCGTAAGCACCTGGTTGTCTACCACAAGGGCCGTTTTTTCCAAGTGTGGCTGTACACTGGCGGGCGCCACCTCTTACCCAGTGAACTTGAGACACAGTTTCAAAGGATTCTCAATGACACATCAGAACCCCAGCCAGGAGAGCTCAAATTAGCTGCCCTGACTGCAGGAAACAG AGTTCCATGGGCACGGGCTCGGATGAAATATTTCAGCCAGGGAGGAAACAAAGTGTCCCTGGATGCCATTGAGTCAGCTGCCTTCTTCCTAACACTAGATGACGAGCAGCAGGGTTATGACCCTGCAAAGACCAAATCACTTGACAGTTATGCCAAGTCCCTTCTTCATGGAAAATGTTACGACAG GTGGTTTGACAAGTCTTTCACCTTGGTCTCTTATCCAAATGGAAAAATGGGTGTAAATGCTGAACATTCTTGGGCTGATGCACCAATTGTAGGACATATGTGGGAG TATGTCCTGGCAACAGACTGCTTCCATCTTGGCTACACAGAGGAGGGACACTGTAAAGGGGATGTGAACAAAGGCCTGCCTTATCCCACTCGACTGCAGTGGCAAATTTCAAAGGAG TGCCAAGAAATCATTGAGACTTCATACCTGTCAGCCAAGCAGATAGCTGATGACGTGGACTTCCACGGCTATCTGTTTTCAGAGTTTGGGAAAGGACTGATCAAGAAGTGCAGGTGCAGCCCTGATGCTTTTATTCAGCTGGCCCTGCAGCTGGCACAGTTCAGG GACCAGGGAGTGTTCTGTCTGACGTACGAGTCATCAATGACTCGTATGTTTAGAGACGGTAGGACAGAGACGGTGCGCTCCTGCACTTCTGAGGCTGTTGCATTTGTCAGAGCCATGGAGGACGCATGTGTAACA AATGCCCAGAAACTTTCCCTGTTTCGGAAGGCAGCAGATAAGCATCAAAACATGTACCGTCTGGCCATGACTGGTTCTGGTATCGACCGTCACCTCTTCTGTCTCTACATAGTGTCCAAATACCTTGGTGTCGACTCGCCATTCCTTAAAAAG GTGCTTTCAGAGCCCTGGAAGTTGTCCACAAGCCAGActccacagcagcagctcaaCTTAGTTGACATCAACAAGTTTCCTAAATATGTTGGTGCTGGTGGGGGATTTGGTCCG
- the LOC131973863 gene encoding kelch repeat and BTB domain-containing protein 11 produces the protein MVTVQTSTCAFHVDLGVLSECSEYFRALSQSRMRETSESLIHLEHVSSSVFHNLLEFSFHNNFNVPQEELDTHIQVSSYLLAEAFLSKCLSVLADELSPANCLSYLGLAKEICSVELKTTVFTYLAINLLELPYLIKCLNDAEKDEVVHLRTQGDRRLCSLRKENLTSWKDPETERARHMFTLNGSEDRGDWYPVTELPFTADKWCFTTVVLYNYLYIIGGYRHRVKRGWEFKMASLRYNPYTNTWVTTAPLIKHRRHFSAVACEGCIYAVGGWYLDSLVTPDSSTALYTAVERYDPWKDTWRFVSSLPLTDFQFTMSLSHDVPLATSLGHCLYVLGSIQRTGEKLLLQYNTRQDSWSELLPTLTRSDADIPTLYLLCATDRLLVIGGNNSENVVTSFCVQSQRWGQVHRAEKVAFAGQGTVVGDQVLMPSIEHNSVARMDLQTLSLRVLPPLPISTRYEAVFYLHF, from the exons ATGGTTACAGTCCAAACCAGCACATGTGCATTCCAT GTGGACCTTGGAGTACTCTCGGAGTGCAGCGAGTACTTCCGAGCCTTGTCCCAGTCCAGAATGAGAGAGACCTCAGAGAGCCTCATCCACTTGGAACATGTGTCCTCCTCTGTCTTCCACAATCTCCTTGAGTTTTCCTTCCATAACAACTTTAATGTCCCTCAGGAGGAGTTGGACACACACATCCAG GTCAGCAGCTATCTGCTGGCTGAGGCCTTCCTCTCAAAGTGCCTGTCAGTCCTCGCAGACGAACTCAGCCCAGCAAACTGTTTATCCTATCTGGGTCTGGCTAAAGAGATCTGCAGTGTGGAGCTGAAGACGACAGTGTTCACCTACCTGGCTATAAACCTTCTGGAGCTGCCTTACCTCATCAA GTGTCTGAACGATGCAGAGAAGGATGAGGTTGTCCACCTGAGGACACAAGGAGACAGACGTCTCTGCAGCCTTAGAAAAGAGAACCTGACTTCCTGGAAGGACCCAGAAACTGAACGTGCCCGACATATGTTCACCCTGAATGGgtcagaggacagaggagatTGGTATCCAGTCACAGAGCTTCCTTTCACGGCTGATAAGTGGTGTTTCACTACAGTGGTCCTGTATAACTACCTGTACATCATAGGAGGCTACCGGCACCGTGTCAAGAGAGGCTGGGAGTTCAAGATGGCTTCTTTAAGGTATAATCCCTATACTAATACATGGGTCACCACAGCTCCTCTGATTAAG CACAGAAGGCACTTCAGTGCTGTGGCCTGTGAAGGCTGTATTTACGCTGTGGGAGGCTGGTACTTGGACTCACTGGTGACCCCAGATTCCAGCACAGCTCTTTATACAGCTGTAGAACGCTACGACCCATGGAAGGACACATGGAG GTTTGTCTCCTCACTGCCGCTCACTGACTTCCAGTTCACCATGTCCTTGTCCCATGATGTGCCTCTTGCCACTAGTCTTGGACACTGTCTCTATGTGTTGGGGAGCATCCAGAGGActggagagaagctgctgctgcagtacaACACAAGACAGG ACTCCTGGTCTGAACTGCTTCCCACCCTTACCAGATCAGATGCAGACATACCTACACTTTACCTCCTGTGTGCCACTGACAGGCTGCTTGTGATTGGTGGGAACAACTCAGAAAATGTGGTGACATCATTCTGTGTGCAGTCACAGAGGTGGGGACAG gTGCACAGGGCTGAGAAAGTGGCGTTTGCAGGACAGGGGACGGTGGTAGGTGACCAGGTCTTGATGCCAAGTATAGAACACAACAGTGTTGCAAGGATGGATCTCCAAACTCTTTCCCTCAGAGTTCTTCCTCCTTTACCCATATCCACCCGCTACGAAGCTGTCTTTTATCTTCACTTTTAA